One Pseudomonadota bacterium genomic window carries:
- a CDS encoding epoxyqueuosine reductase QueH, translating into MKLLLHVCCGPCTVYPLEVLRDEGISVQGYFHNPNIHPFREFTKRLQTVEDLGHRLSFKVDCDSRYGLREYLRQVVFHEEGRCRICYEMRLLATVLHARETGADAFTTTLLYSRYQNHQAIREIAERLATEHGIPFYYRDFREGWQEGIDLSVAMGLYRQSYCGCIYSEQERYDRKSRKKQRVKESI; encoded by the coding sequence ATGAAGCTGTTACTGCATGTCTGCTGCGGGCCTTGTACGGTGTACCCCCTTGAAGTGTTGCGGGATGAAGGTATTTCCGTGCAGGGGTATTTCCATAATCCCAACATCCATCCCTTTCGGGAATTCACCAAACGCCTGCAGACCGTTGAAGATCTGGGGCATCGTCTGAGTTTCAAGGTAGATTGCGATAGCCGTTATGGCCTCAGGGAATATCTTCGACAGGTTGTCTTTCATGAAGAAGGCCGATGTCGCATCTGTTATGAAATGCGCCTTTTGGCCACTGTGCTGCATGCCCGCGAAACCGGGGCGGACGCCTTTACCACAACACTTCTTTACAGCCGCTATCAGAACCATCAGGCTATACGGGAAATTGCCGAAAGACTTGCAACGGAGCACGGCATTCCCTTTTACTACAGGGATTTCCGGGAGGGCTGGCAGGAAGGCATTGATCTTTCAGTGGCAATGGGACTTTATCGTCAATCATACTGCGGCTGCATATACAGCGAGCAGGAGCGCTATGACCGTAAATCCAGAAAAAAACAAAGAGTTAAAGAATCAATTTAA